In Actinoplanes sp. NBC_00393, a single genomic region encodes these proteins:
- a CDS encoding MBL fold metallo-hydrolase has translation MRVTKFTHSCLRVEGAGVLVVDPGEFSESSALDGADAVLITHEHFDHLDVKAVVSAVSRRADLRIFAHEAVLPLLAEVAEATTAVTAGSEFEAAGYRVRAYGGQHAIIHPYVPVFANLGFLIADEGSNLYHPGDSFALPDQPVETLFVPLNAPWTTIAESLEFVRTVRPARAFALHDGLLNQRGAGVYDKHLETFSDTRYQHAAPGTVLD, from the coding sequence GTGCGCGTCACGAAGTTCACGCATTCCTGCCTACGGGTCGAGGGTGCGGGGGTGCTCGTCGTCGATCCCGGCGAATTCTCCGAGTCGTCCGCATTGGACGGAGCGGACGCCGTGCTCATCACCCACGAGCATTTCGATCATCTCGACGTGAAGGCGGTCGTCTCGGCCGTCTCCCGGCGCGCCGATCTGCGGATCTTCGCGCACGAGGCGGTGCTGCCGCTGCTCGCCGAGGTCGCCGAGGCCACCACCGCGGTCACGGCCGGGAGTGAGTTTGAGGCCGCCGGATACCGGGTGCGGGCGTACGGCGGACAGCACGCGATCATCCACCCGTACGTCCCGGTCTTCGCCAACCTGGGCTTCCTGATCGCCGACGAGGGCAGCAACCTCTACCACCCGGGTGACTCGTTCGCGCTTCCCGACCAGCCGGTGGAGACTCTCTTCGTGCCCCTGAACGCGCCGTGGACGACGATCGCCGAGTCGCTGGAGTTCGTCCGGACGGTTCGGCCCGCCCGGGCGTTTGCGTTGCACGACGGCCTGCTCAACCAGCGTGGCGCCGGTGTCTACGACAAGCACCTGGAGACCTTCTCCGATACCAGGTACCAGCACGCTGCTCCCGGGACGGTTCTCGACTGA
- a CDS encoding DUF4349 domain-containing protein, with protein MRVRGTTKVIAALLLSGALLTGCGGGSEDNAATSEAAPAVGEVAGGEQAARQGAADQGKNTAAQAPDLRVDQRSIIYTGSITVRVEDVTAAAAQATGIASAAGGFIGSDERHSGTGSDTANLTLRVPAAKFSSVVDQLAKLGTEEVRGINTQDVTEEVVDLDARISVQKARVESAKKLLSQANSLDDLVMLEREVATREADLASLEAKKRRLADLTALSTITVVLLDPDATQAADPGDEPPGFLAGLSGGWKALKASLAVLLTVLGAVLPWVIAIGVPAVAILYTIRRLRRRTPPAGPALPRPAPATTDAAS; from the coding sequence ATGCGAGTACGGGGAACCACCAAGGTGATCGCCGCCCTGTTGCTGAGCGGCGCCCTGCTGACCGGTTGTGGTGGCGGATCCGAGGACAACGCGGCGACCTCTGAGGCCGCGCCGGCCGTCGGTGAAGTGGCGGGCGGCGAGCAGGCGGCTCGGCAGGGTGCCGCGGACCAGGGCAAGAACACCGCCGCCCAGGCGCCCGACCTGCGCGTCGACCAGCGATCGATCATCTACACCGGCTCGATCACGGTCCGGGTGGAGGACGTCACCGCCGCGGCCGCGCAGGCCACCGGCATCGCGTCGGCGGCCGGCGGGTTCATCGGCTCCGACGAGCGGCACAGCGGCACCGGCTCGGACACCGCCAACCTCACCCTGCGGGTACCGGCCGCCAAGTTCAGCTCGGTGGTGGACCAGCTCGCCAAGCTGGGCACCGAGGAGGTACGCGGGATCAACACGCAGGACGTCACCGAAGAGGTCGTCGACCTGGACGCCCGGATCTCGGTGCAGAAGGCCCGCGTGGAGAGCGCCAAGAAGCTGCTCTCCCAGGCGAACTCGCTGGACGACCTGGTGATGCTGGAGCGCGAGGTGGCCACCCGCGAGGCGGACCTGGCGTCGCTGGAGGCCAAGAAGCGCCGGCTGGCCGACCTGACCGCGCTCTCCACCATCACCGTCGTGCTGCTCGACCCGGACGCCACCCAGGCCGCCGACCCGGGTGACGAGCCGCCGGGCTTCCTGGCCGGCCTGAGCGGCGGCTGGAAGGCGCTGAAGGCGTCGCTGGCCGTGCTGCTGACCGTGCTGGGCGCGGTCCTGCCGTGGGTCATCGCGATCGGTGTGCCGGCGGTGGCGATCCTCTACACGATCCGGCGGCTCCGCCGCCGGACTCCGCCGGCCGGCCCGGCGCTGCCCCGGCCCGCTCCGGCCACGACGGACGCCGCGAGCTGA
- a CDS encoding amidohydrolase: MTTALTAPEGVEKAWPGPMPGADPLPGQLDRWLAARGAELVAIRRHIHAHPEPSHSEFETAALIARELAVAGLAPRMLPRGNGVVCDIGEGDRVIAFRADIDALPLQDLKDVPYRSTVDEMAHACGHDVHTTVMLGLGMALAQLNEQGELPGRVRLIFQPGEEAIPSGAPEVIAAGALKDVAAIYALHCYPQLPAGLVGVRSGPFTAAADTVKVELSGPGGHTARPHLTADLVHALGRVIVDVPALLDRRIDPRAGVSLVWGAVHAGQAFNAIPGTGEVLGTVRILNRDAWRQAPELITKLIHDVVAATGAEVKVTYTRGVPPVINDRMASAIIAGAAGAALGADRVVEAELSMGGEDFSFYLEHVPGAMIRLGTGVPGSDVRLDLHQGDFDVDERCIGYGVRVMTHTALAALSTGAF, encoded by the coding sequence GTGACTACTGCTCTGACGGCGCCGGAAGGCGTCGAGAAGGCGTGGCCCGGGCCGATGCCCGGTGCTGATCCGCTCCCTGGCCAGCTGGACCGCTGGCTCGCCGCGCGGGGTGCCGAGCTGGTAGCGATTCGCCGGCACATTCACGCCCACCCGGAGCCGTCCCACTCGGAGTTCGAGACCGCCGCGCTGATCGCCCGTGAGCTGGCCGTCGCCGGTCTCGCGCCGCGGATGCTGCCGCGCGGTAACGGGGTCGTCTGCGACATCGGCGAGGGTGACCGGGTGATCGCCTTCCGGGCCGACATCGACGCGCTGCCGCTGCAGGACCTGAAGGACGTGCCGTACCGCAGCACCGTGGACGAGATGGCCCACGCCTGCGGTCACGACGTGCACACCACCGTGATGCTCGGCCTCGGCATGGCCCTGGCCCAGCTGAACGAGCAGGGCGAGCTGCCCGGCCGGGTCCGGCTGATCTTCCAGCCCGGCGAGGAGGCGATCCCGTCCGGCGCGCCCGAGGTGATCGCCGCGGGCGCGCTGAAGGACGTCGCCGCCATCTACGCGCTGCACTGCTACCCGCAGCTGCCGGCCGGGCTGGTCGGTGTCCGTTCCGGCCCGTTCACCGCCGCCGCGGACACCGTGAAGGTCGAGCTCTCCGGTCCGGGTGGGCACACCGCCCGTCCGCACCTGACCGCCGACCTGGTGCACGCGCTGGGCCGGGTGATCGTCGACGTGCCGGCCCTGCTGGACCGCCGGATCGACCCGCGCGCCGGTGTCTCGCTGGTCTGGGGCGCGGTGCACGCCGGCCAGGCGTTCAACGCCATCCCGGGCACCGGCGAGGTGCTGGGCACCGTCCGGATCCTGAACCGGGACGCCTGGCGGCAGGCGCCCGAGCTGATCACCAAGCTGATCCACGACGTGGTCGCGGCCACCGGCGCCGAGGTCAAGGTCACCTACACCCGCGGCGTGCCGCCGGTGATCAACGACCGGATGGCCTCGGCGATCATCGCCGGCGCGGCGGGCGCCGCGCTCGGCGCCGACCGGGTGGTGGAGGCCGAGCTCAGCATGGGCGGCGAGGACTTCTCGTTCTACCTGGAGCACGTCCCGGGCGCGATGATCCGGCTCGGCACCGGTGTGCCCGGCTCCGACGTGCGCCTCGACCTGCACCAGGGCGACTTCGACGTCGACGAGCGCTGCATCGGTTACGGCGTGCGCGTCATGACGCACACCGCCTTGGCGGCGCTCTCCACGGGCGCTTTCTAA
- a CDS encoding acyl-CoA mutase large subunit family protein — translation MNAESGFPIKPVYGPGDVPADAGTDQPGQFPYTRGVYPTMYTKRPWTMRQYAGFGTAAESNARYHQLLAAGTMGLSVAFDLPTQMGYDSDDPIAHGEVGKVGVAIDSIDDMRRLFDGIPLDQVSTSMTINAPGSVLLLLYQLVAEEQGVPGDKLQGTIQNDILKEYIARGTYIFPPKPSLRLVADTFAYCRAEIPRWNTISISGYHMAEAGATPAQEIAFTLANGIEYVRAAIAAGLAVDDFAPRLSFFFVARTTLLEEIAKFRAARRMWARIMRDDFGAEDPKSMMLRFHTQTAGVQLTAQQPEVNLIRVAIQALGAIAGGTQSLHTNSYDEAIALPTEKSARLALRTQQVLAYESGLTGTVDPFAGSYAVEALTDAVEQEATALIDRVFEFGSAVDAIEQGFQKGEIETSAYRIATEIDGGERVVVGVNRFVADSEEKYEPLRVDPAIEAAQVARLAKLRAERDEPAVQAALADLAKAAAGSVNVLPLMKEALRLRATVGEVCHTLRGVWGVHRPVERF, via the coding sequence GTGAATGCAGAGTCTGGGTTCCCCATCAAGCCGGTGTACGGCCCCGGCGATGTGCCCGCGGATGCCGGAACCGATCAGCCCGGTCAATTTCCGTACACCCGCGGGGTCTACCCGACGATGTACACGAAACGGCCGTGGACCATGCGGCAGTACGCGGGCTTCGGCACCGCGGCCGAGTCCAACGCCCGCTACCACCAGCTGCTGGCCGCCGGGACCATGGGCCTCTCGGTCGCCTTCGACCTGCCCACCCAGATGGGGTACGACTCGGACGACCCGATCGCGCACGGGGAGGTCGGCAAGGTCGGCGTGGCGATCGACTCGATCGACGACATGCGCCGGCTCTTCGACGGCATCCCGCTGGACCAGGTCTCCACGTCGATGACGATCAACGCGCCGGGTTCGGTGCTGCTCCTGCTCTACCAGCTCGTCGCCGAGGAGCAGGGGGTGCCCGGCGACAAGCTGCAGGGCACGATCCAGAACGACATCCTGAAGGAGTACATCGCCCGCGGGACGTACATCTTCCCGCCGAAGCCGTCGCTGCGCCTGGTGGCCGACACGTTCGCCTACTGCCGGGCCGAGATCCCCAGGTGGAACACCATCTCGATCTCCGGCTACCACATGGCCGAGGCCGGTGCGACGCCCGCGCAGGAGATCGCGTTCACCCTGGCCAACGGCATCGAGTACGTGCGGGCCGCGATCGCCGCCGGCCTGGCCGTCGACGACTTCGCGCCCCGGCTGAGCTTCTTCTTCGTGGCCCGGACGACGCTGCTCGAGGAGATCGCGAAGTTCCGGGCGGCCCGCCGGATGTGGGCCCGGATCATGCGCGACGACTTCGGCGCCGAGGACCCGAAATCGATGATGCTGCGGTTCCACACGCAGACCGCGGGTGTCCAGCTCACCGCCCAGCAGCCCGAGGTCAACCTGATCCGGGTGGCGATCCAGGCGCTCGGTGCGATCGCCGGCGGCACGCAGTCGCTGCACACCAATTCGTACGACGAGGCGATCGCCCTGCCCACCGAGAAGTCGGCCCGGCTGGCCCTGCGCACCCAGCAGGTCCTCGCCTACGAGAGCGGCCTCACCGGCACCGTCGACCCGTTCGCCGGGTCGTACGCGGTGGAGGCCCTGACCGACGCCGTCGAGCAGGAGGCGACCGCGCTGATCGACCGCGTCTTCGAGTTCGGCTCCGCGGTCGACGCGATCGAACAGGGTTTCCAGAAGGGCGAGATCGAGACCTCCGCCTACCGGATCGCCACCGAGATCGACGGCGGTGAGCGGGTCGTGGTCGGCGTGAACCGGTTCGTCGCCGACTCGGAGGAGAAGTACGAGCCGCTACGGGTCGATCCGGCCATCGAGGCCGCCCAGGTGGCTCGGCTGGCCAAGCTGCGTGCCGAACGCGACGAGCCGGCGGTGCAGGCCGCGCTGGCAGATCTGGCGAAGGCCGCCGCTGGAAGTGTGAACGTCTTACCGTTGATGAAGGAAGCGTTGCGCCTGCGTGCCACCGTGGGAGAGGTCTGCCACACGCTGCGTGGCGTTTGGGGCGTACACCGGCCGGTCGAACGCTTCTGA
- a CDS encoding serine/threonine-protein kinase — MTQIPTWSGGNTAPPSGRAAPGTLIGGRYTLRAAVGHGGMGTVWRAADTLLRRDVAIKEVILPPGLAPSDRDAMYERTMREARAAAALQHPAVVQVYDVVHENGRPWIVMELLDARSLADMVIEDGPVPARVVAKIGIALLGALEVAHAHGVLHRDVKPANVLICQDGRCVLTDFGVARMPTDVQLTTPGMVLGSPHFISPERAMGHDFGPPSDLFSLGVTLYTAIEGRPPFDKGDPIETMHAVVEDPPAAAVRAGSLTPVLMGLLEKNPAQRMDVQTARTMLRQQLAGPLASTSPPHMMTDPYSVVSGPRPVSPAPAETQQIPPQPTGQIGGRAMLAPGESLTDHLAKLEQQNSSGGGRRRAPEPADAAGYPTGTMPAHQIPSADPTSVIPPQNPWQSPRPGTVVASPAAKRRVAIEGVTRSLRENSERAVSTFKSWPRNKQLASAGAAGAVVLILVLVFALSGGDDPENTTPAAQPPASAAPVADFETQDYKGNAAVSVQVPAGWTRAAGGVYVDYVDPENKLRKVRVLVEKGSIAPTKFVSQTAPAGLKKSKNCPSPFTQVATEEVEVAGNPGAQLEYTCGSGENMRHGIWRMTTVNNKMYSFYLTTTDADFAESRKYFDAMAESFQLKL; from the coding sequence GTGACTCAGATTCCGACGTGGAGCGGCGGCAACACGGCTCCCCCCAGCGGACGTGCGGCCCCCGGCACGCTCATCGGCGGGCGGTACACGCTCCGCGCAGCGGTGGGTCACGGCGGCATGGGAACGGTCTGGCGCGCGGCGGACACGCTGCTGCGCCGGGACGTGGCGATCAAGGAGGTCATCCTCCCGCCCGGCCTGGCCCCGAGCGACCGCGACGCGATGTACGAGCGGACCATGCGCGAGGCCCGCGCCGCCGCCGCGCTCCAGCACCCCGCCGTCGTGCAGGTCTACGACGTGGTGCACGAGAACGGCCGGCCGTGGATCGTGATGGAGCTGCTGGACGCCCGCAGCCTGGCCGACATGGTGATCGAGGACGGCCCGGTCCCGGCGCGCGTCGTCGCCAAGATCGGCATCGCACTGCTCGGCGCCCTCGAGGTGGCCCACGCGCACGGCGTGCTGCACCGCGACGTGAAGCCGGCGAACGTGCTGATCTGCCAGGACGGCCGCTGTGTGCTGACCGACTTCGGCGTCGCCCGGATGCCGACCGACGTGCAGCTGACCACCCCCGGCATGGTGCTGGGCTCGCCGCACTTCATCTCGCCGGAGCGGGCCATGGGCCACGACTTCGGCCCGCCCAGCGACCTGTTCTCGCTCGGCGTCACGCTCTACACCGCAATCGAGGGCCGGCCGCCGTTCGACAAGGGCGACCCGATCGAGACGATGCACGCCGTCGTCGAGGACCCGCCCGCCGCGGCGGTCCGGGCCGGCTCGCTGACCCCGGTCCTGATGGGCCTGCTGGAGAAGAACCCGGCGCAGCGGATGGACGTGCAGACCGCGCGCACCATGCTGCGCCAGCAGCTGGCCGGCCCGCTGGCCAGCACCAGCCCGCCGCACATGATGACCGATCCGTACTCGGTGGTCTCCGGTCCGCGCCCGGTCAGCCCGGCGCCGGCCGAGACGCAGCAGATCCCGCCGCAGCCGACCGGCCAGATCGGCGGCCGGGCCATGCTCGCGCCGGGCGAGTCGCTCACCGACCACCTGGCGAAACTGGAGCAGCAGAACTCCTCGGGCGGCGGGCGGCGGCGGGCCCCCGAGCCGGCCGACGCGGCGGGGTACCCGACCGGCACGATGCCCGCGCACCAGATCCCGTCGGCCGACCCGACCAGCGTCATCCCGCCGCAGAACCCGTGGCAGAGCCCGCGTCCGGGCACAGTCGTCGCCAGCCCGGCGGCGAAACGGCGGGTCGCGATCGAGGGCGTGACCCGGTCGCTGCGCGAGAACTCCGAGCGGGCGGTCAGCACGTTCAAGTCCTGGCCGCGCAACAAGCAGCTGGCGTCGGCGGGGGCCGCGGGCGCGGTCGTACTGATCCTGGTCCTGGTCTTCGCGCTCTCCGGCGGTGACGACCCGGAGAACACGACACCGGCTGCCCAGCCGCCGGCCAGCGCCGCGCCGGTCGCCGACTTCGAGACCCAGGACTACAAGGGCAACGCCGCGGTCAGCGTGCAGGTCCCGGCCGGCTGGACCAGGGCCGCCGGCGGCGTCTACGTCGACTACGTCGATCCGGAGAACAAGCTGCGCAAGGTCCGGGTCCTGGTGGAGAAGGGCTCGATCGCCCCGACCAAGTTCGTCTCGCAGACCGCCCCGGCCGGGTTGAAGAAGTCGAAGAACTGCCCGTCGCCGTTCACCCAGGTGGCCACCGAGGAGGTCGAGGTGGCCGGCAACCCGGGCGCGCAGCTGGAGTACACCTGCGGCAGCGGCGAGAACATGCGGCACGGCATCTGGCGGATGACCACGGTCAACAACAAGATGTACTCGTTCTACCTGACCACCACGGACGCCGACTTCGCGGAGAGCCGGAAGTACTTCGACGCCATGGCGGAGAGCTTCCAGCTGAAGCTGTGA
- a CDS encoding phospho-sugar mutase gives MASEVDVDLTARAEAWLADDPDPASRAELRALIDGLPGTAAELRDRFAGPLTFGTAGLRGRLRAGPNGMNLAVVTQAAAGLVSWLAAQGGEGPLVIGYDARHGSREFAEQTARVATGAGRAALLIPRTLPTPVLAYAVRALDAVAGVMVTASHNPPQDNGYKVYLGRQLGGPAGDGAQIVPPADAGIEAAIRAAGSLVAVPLGEPGTVLDEKIFAGYVQSAANVLSEGGSRALSVAYTPLHGVGGGTVAAAFAAAGFAVPAVVAEQAEPDPEFPTVSFPNPEEPGAMDLLLALADTTGADLAIANDPDADRCAVAIPSPDGWRPLRGDELGVLLADHLIRRGVPGTYATTIVSSSLLGRLCAARGVPYAETLTGFKWIVRAAEELAFGYEEALGYCVAPALVRDKDGITAALTVAELAAELKESGRTLGDRLDELATEFGVHATDQLSVRVEDLSEIGRAMTRARQDPPAALLGSPVTEVADLLPENDVLTFRTAATRVVIRPSGTEPKLKAYLEVVEPVAEGDLASARTRASAGLAALRAEIAAVLGV, from the coding sequence ATGGCGTCCGAAGTTGATGTTGACCTGACGGCCCGGGCCGAGGCCTGGCTCGCCGACGATCCCGATCCGGCGAGCCGGGCCGAGCTGCGCGCTCTGATCGACGGTCTGCCGGGCACGGCGGCCGAGCTGCGCGACCGGTTCGCCGGCCCGCTCACCTTCGGCACCGCCGGCCTGCGCGGCCGGCTCCGCGCCGGCCCCAACGGCATGAACCTCGCGGTGGTCACCCAGGCCGCGGCCGGCCTGGTGAGCTGGCTCGCCGCGCAGGGCGGCGAGGGGCCGCTGGTGATCGGGTACGACGCCCGGCACGGCTCCCGCGAGTTCGCCGAGCAGACCGCCCGGGTCGCCACCGGCGCCGGGCGCGCGGCCCTGCTGATCCCCCGCACGCTGCCCACGCCCGTTCTGGCGTACGCGGTACGCGCTCTCGACGCGGTCGCCGGCGTGATGGTCACCGCCAGTCACAACCCGCCGCAGGACAACGGCTACAAGGTCTACCTGGGCCGTCAGCTCGGCGGGCCGGCCGGGGACGGGGCCCAGATCGTGCCGCCGGCCGACGCCGGCATCGAGGCGGCCATCCGCGCGGCCGGCAGCCTGGTCGCGGTTCCGCTGGGCGAGCCGGGCACGGTTCTGGACGAGAAGATCTTCGCGGGGTACGTGCAAAGCGCCGCGAACGTCCTCTCGGAGGGCGGTTCCCGGGCCCTGAGCGTCGCGTACACGCCGTTGCACGGTGTGGGTGGGGGTACGGTGGCCGCCGCGTTCGCCGCCGCCGGATTCGCCGTGCCGGCGGTCGTCGCCGAACAGGCCGAGCCGGACCCCGAGTTCCCGACCGTCTCGTTCCCCAACCCGGAAGAGCCGGGCGCCATGGACCTGCTGCTGGCCCTCGCCGACACGACCGGGGCCGACCTGGCCATCGCCAACGACCCGGACGCCGACCGGTGCGCGGTGGCGATCCCTTCGCCGGACGGATGGCGGCCGTTGCGGGGCGACGAGCTGGGGGTGCTGCTCGCGGACCATCTGATCCGGCGGGGCGTCCCGGGCACGTACGCGACCACGATCGTCTCGTCCTCGCTGCTGGGCCGCCTCTGCGCCGCCCGTGGCGTGCCGTACGCGGAGACCCTCACCGGCTTCAAGTGGATCGTGCGGGCCGCCGAGGAGCTGGCCTTCGGCTACGAGGAGGCGCTCGGCTACTGCGTCGCCCCCGCCCTGGTGCGCGACAAGGACGGCATCACCGCCGCGCTGACCGTGGCCGAGCTCGCCGCCGAACTGAAGGAGTCCGGCCGCACCCTCGGTGACCGCCTCGACGAGCTGGCGACCGAGTTCGGCGTGCACGCCACCGACCAGCTCTCGGTCCGGGTGGAGGATCTGTCCGAGATCGGCCGGGCGATGACCCGGGCCCGGCAGGACCCGCCGGCCGCCCTGCTCGGGTCACCGGTGACCGAGGTGGCCGACCTGCTCCCGGAGAACGACGTGCTCACGTTCCGGACCGCGGCGACCCGCGTGGTGATCCGGCCGTCCGGCACGGAACCGAAGCTCAAGGCGTACCTCGAAGTGGTCGAACCGGTCGCGGAGGGTGACCTGGCGTCGGCCCGGACCCGCGCCTCGGCCGGCCTCGCCGCGCTGCGGGCCGAGATCGCCGCCGTGCTCGGCGTCTAG
- a CDS encoding GOLPH3/VPS74 family protein — translation MTPIPLAEELLLLAYDDQTGKATGSRIGLDLGMAAAVLIDLALANRIAYAADGYLMVVDATPLGDPVADAVLAKVAADEPHTPAQWLQRLRHRLRTRVLEDLCARGVVQDVDETQLGVIHVHRYPTTDPAYEAEIRQRLAAALIGDSLPDERTAALVTLLVAARMEPALKLPAGETERAHERLEEIASNAGFLGDVSLEDSIVRPSVALVVATLGKAITAALGAPKPI, via the coding sequence ATGACCCCCATTCCGCTCGCCGAGGAACTCCTCCTCCTCGCGTACGACGATCAGACCGGCAAGGCGACCGGGTCCCGCATCGGGCTCGATCTGGGCATGGCCGCGGCCGTGCTGATCGACCTGGCGCTGGCCAACCGGATCGCCTACGCGGCTGACGGCTACCTCATGGTCGTGGACGCCACTCCACTCGGTGACCCGGTCGCCGATGCTGTCCTGGCGAAGGTGGCGGCGGACGAGCCGCACACCCCGGCGCAGTGGCTGCAGCGGCTCCGGCACCGCCTGCGCACCCGGGTCCTGGAGGACCTGTGTGCCCGCGGCGTCGTGCAGGACGTGGACGAGACCCAGCTGGGCGTCATCCACGTGCATCGGTACCCGACCACCGACCCGGCCTACGAGGCCGAGATCCGGCAGCGGCTGGCGGCCGCGCTGATCGGCGACTCGCTGCCCGACGAGCGGACCGCCGCGCTGGTCACGCTGCTGGTCGCGGCCCGGATGGAGCCCGCTCTGAAGCTGCCGGCCGGCGAGACCGAGCGGGCACACGAGCGGCTCGAGGAGATCGCCAGCAACGCCGGTTTCCTCGGTGACGTGAGCCTGGAGGACTCCATCGTGCGGCCGAGCGTCGCGCTGGTGGTGGCCACCCTGGGCAAGGCCATCACCGCCGCGCTGGGCGCGCCCAAGCCGATCTGA